The following are encoded in a window of Variovorax paradoxus genomic DNA:
- a CDS encoding maleylacetate reductase translates to MKDFVYNSQPSRVVFGVGSLAHLEREIELLGARRALVLCTPEQQDQAQLVVGRLGSRAAGVFARAVMHVPIETAREARDEARRVGADCAIAIGGGSTTGLGKAIALESGLPILAIPTTYAGSEMTPIYGITEGGLKKTGKDARVLPRTVIYDPELTLTLPVAMSITSGMNAIAHAAEGLYARDGNPVMDLMAEEGIRALARALPAIRRRCDDVDARADALYGAWLCGTVLGSVGMALHHKLCHTLGGSFNLHHAEVHTVVLPQAIAFNAPAAPEAMSRIRRALGGAAQSSAAASLFDLARDNGAPVALRDIGMKEDDLDPAANIVVSNPYWNPRDAGLAERDEIRQLLQNAFDGIRPE, encoded by the coding sequence ATGAAGGACTTCGTCTACAACAGCCAGCCGTCGCGGGTGGTGTTCGGCGTCGGGAGCTTGGCGCACCTGGAGCGCGAGATCGAACTGCTAGGGGCGCGCCGTGCGCTGGTGCTGTGCACACCCGAGCAGCAGGACCAGGCGCAGTTGGTGGTCGGGCGTCTTGGCAGCCGGGCGGCTGGCGTCTTTGCGCGCGCCGTCATGCATGTGCCCATCGAGACGGCGCGCGAGGCCCGTGACGAGGCGCGCCGCGTGGGCGCGGACTGCGCCATCGCCATCGGAGGCGGCTCGACCACCGGCCTGGGCAAGGCCATTGCGCTGGAATCCGGCCTGCCGATTCTTGCCATCCCCACGACTTACGCCGGAAGCGAGATGACGCCAATCTACGGCATCACCGAGGGTGGCTTGAAGAAGACCGGCAAGGACGCGCGCGTGCTGCCTCGCACTGTGATCTACGACCCGGAGTTGACGTTGACGCTGCCCGTGGCCATGAGCATCACGAGCGGCATGAATGCGATTGCACACGCGGCCGAAGGCCTGTACGCGCGCGACGGCAATCCCGTGATGGACCTGATGGCCGAGGAAGGCATTCGCGCCTTGGCCAGGGCGCTGCCGGCCATCCGCCGGCGCTGCGACGATGTCGATGCCCGCGCAGACGCGCTGTACGGTGCGTGGCTGTGCGGTACGGTACTTGGCAGCGTGGGCATGGCGCTTCACCACAAGCTGTGCCACACCCTGGGCGGCAGCTTCAATCTGCATCATGCCGAGGTGCACACGGTGGTGCTGCCTCAGGCCATCGCCTTCAACGCGCCGGCGGCGCCTGAAGCCATGTCCCGCATCCGGCGCGCACTCGGGGGAGCAGCGCAAAGCAGCGCCGCGGCGAGCCTGTTCGATCTGGCACGAGACAACGGGGCGCCGGTGGCGCTGCGCGACATCGGCATGAAGGAGGATGATCTCGACCCTGCGGCAAATATCGTCGTGAGCAATCCGTACTGGAACCCCCGAGACGCCGGCTTGGCAGAGCGCGATGAGATCAGGCAACTCCTCCAGAACGCTTTCGATGGCATCCGGCCTGAATAG
- a CDS encoding Dabb family protein: MIRHIVMWDVSGDTAEEKQRNMDRIQSGFHGLRGCIPGLLHLEIGVDASNVDYACDVVLYSEFESWEALAGYAVHPEHLRVRDELAGVRIARHQVDYEVRPGRAGAERDIAGTA; the protein is encoded by the coding sequence ATGATCCGGCACATCGTCATGTGGGACGTGAGCGGAGACACGGCCGAAGAAAAGCAGAGAAACATGGACCGCATTCAAAGCGGCTTCCATGGCCTGCGCGGCTGCATTCCCGGGTTGCTCCACCTAGAGATCGGTGTGGATGCCAGCAACGTTGACTATGCCTGCGACGTGGTGTTGTACAGCGAGTTCGAATCGTGGGAAGCATTGGCTGGGTATGCGGTGCATCCGGAACATCTGCGGGTGCGCGACGAACTGGCTGGCGTCCGCATCGCCCGGCATCAGGTGGACTACGAAGTCCGGCCCGGCAGAGCCGGGGCTGAGCGCGACATAGCGGGGACCGCATGA
- a CDS encoding Bug family tripartite tricarboxylate transporter substrate binding protein, with product MKVSTPLLRLAALAMALAMAPSAFAQAWPTRPVRLVAAFPPGTPGDVIARLIQPALQAAWNQPVVIENKTGAGGNLAAGEVAHARDGHTLLVGPDTILTINPHLYRKLGFDPRASLKPVTYFASFNQLLVCNPAAEVPSLAKFVQLPSTRLYASGGAGTPSHMAMEMLLATTGTRLTHVPYKGPGPAAQDVMGGHVDCGFIVSSIVLPHVQSGRLRAIAVSGKERSGLLPEVPTIAQSGHPGFDATFFETLMAPSSLPAVTVEKIQRDVRAALQAPAVKTRLAEMDLRVEGYSTQEAQRRSQEDFAKWGTVAQRTQLQLD from the coding sequence ATGAAAGTCAGCACCCCGCTTCTTCGTCTCGCCGCCCTTGCAATGGCCTTGGCGATGGCTCCTTCGGCCTTCGCGCAGGCCTGGCCAACCAGGCCGGTCCGCCTGGTGGCCGCATTTCCGCCGGGCACCCCGGGCGACGTGATCGCCAGGTTGATACAGCCGGCGCTTCAGGCCGCCTGGAACCAGCCGGTCGTCATCGAGAACAAGACAGGCGCCGGAGGCAACCTGGCCGCCGGGGAAGTCGCGCACGCCAGGGACGGCCACACACTGCTCGTCGGGCCCGACACGATCCTCACCATCAATCCCCATCTGTACAGGAAGCTGGGCTTCGATCCGAGGGCTTCGCTCAAGCCGGTCACCTACTTCGCGAGTTTCAACCAGTTGCTGGTGTGCAATCCAGCCGCCGAGGTCCCGTCGCTCGCAAAGTTCGTTCAGCTGCCTTCCACCCGGCTGTATGCGTCGGGCGGCGCGGGCACGCCCAGCCACATGGCCATGGAGATGCTGCTGGCCACGACCGGAACCAGGCTCACCCATGTGCCCTACAAAGGTCCCGGCCCGGCCGCGCAGGACGTGATGGGAGGCCATGTGGACTGCGGCTTCATCGTCTCCTCCATCGTCCTGCCGCATGTCCAGAGCGGGCGGCTGCGCGCGATCGCCGTCTCCGGCAAGGAACGGTCTGGGCTGCTCCCCGAGGTTCCGACGATTGCCCAGAGCGGGCATCCGGGGTTCGATGCCACCTTCTTCGAGACCCTGATGGCGCCGTCCAGCCTGCCGGCTGTCACGGTCGAGAAAATCCAGCGCGACGTGCGTGCCGCGCTCCAGGCTCCTGCCGTGAAGACACGGCTGGCAGAGATGGACCTGCGTGTCGAGGGCTACAGCACGCAGGAGGCGCAACGGCGCAGCCAGGAGGACTTTGCCAAGTGGGGCACGGTCGCGCAGCGGACCCAACTGCAACTGGACTGA
- a CDS encoding FAD-dependent oxidoreductase, with amino-acid sequence MTATPRPAAGHPPLIATDVLIAGGGPCGLMLANELGRRGIRCLLVDAKPGTAFNPQANATQARTMEHFRRLGFAHEIRALGLPADHPTDIAYFTRFGGHELARISLPTAAEAAVKVKTMTGSWSAAELPHRVSQKFVEQTLRRHAQAWPSADVRYGWRLERFSDEGGSVSATVRPSEGGPAQDVVAKFLIGTDGARSLVRQQLGIEWGGVSGIQREFMGGKMFAIYLRAPRFLSALQSPKAWMYVAVNHQRRAFMASVDGVSEYAFHAALRPGEDAEGWTEADARRVFAEAVGVDVPIEILSMGTWLAGHALVAQRFQKGRVFIAGDAAHLFTPTGGLGYNTAVEDAVNLGWKLASVIRGQAPLALLDSYEAERRPLAERNTGYARKFADSVGLFAAKPELEETSTRGDAERKLAGLHFDAHARLEFNIPGVTFGGRYDGSPIILGDGAALPPDEPNAYTPTASPGGRPPHAWLDDGRSLFDLFHAEWTLLALGPDSPDTQAFEAAARDLEVDLRVVRLAQPSLRELYEAPLALIRPDQIVAWRGAAADDAASVLSRVTARLCAAAPHGTSTPSTISVDATGGNRA; translated from the coding sequence ATGACCGCCACGCCCCGGCCTGCAGCCGGCCACCCTCCCCTCATCGCCACGGATGTGCTGATCGCCGGCGGCGGCCCCTGCGGCCTGATGCTTGCCAACGAACTCGGCCGCCGCGGCATCCGCTGCCTGCTGGTCGACGCCAAGCCGGGCACGGCCTTCAACCCGCAGGCCAATGCCACGCAGGCCCGCACGATGGAGCATTTCCGCCGGCTCGGCTTCGCGCACGAGATCCGTGCATTGGGCCTGCCCGCCGACCACCCGACGGACATTGCGTACTTCACGCGCTTCGGCGGCCATGAACTGGCGCGCATCAGCTTGCCCACGGCCGCCGAGGCTGCGGTCAAAGTCAAGACGATGACGGGGTCCTGGAGCGCCGCCGAGCTGCCGCATCGCGTGTCGCAGAAATTCGTCGAGCAAACGCTGCGCCGCCATGCGCAGGCCTGGCCTTCCGCCGATGTGCGCTATGGCTGGCGGCTGGAGAGGTTCAGCGACGAGGGTGGATCGGTGAGCGCCACGGTGCGGCCGAGCGAAGGCGGCCCGGCGCAGGACGTGGTCGCAAAGTTCCTGATCGGCACCGACGGCGCGCGCAGCCTGGTCCGGCAGCAGCTGGGCATCGAGTGGGGCGGCGTGAGCGGCATCCAGCGCGAGTTCATGGGCGGCAAGATGTTTGCCATCTATCTGCGCGCACCGCGGTTCCTCTCTGCACTGCAATCTCCCAAGGCCTGGATGTACGTGGCCGTCAACCACCAAAGGCGTGCCTTCATGGCCTCGGTGGACGGCGTGTCCGAGTACGCCTTCCATGCGGCGCTGCGTCCCGGCGAAGACGCCGAGGGCTGGACCGAGGCCGATGCGCGCCGTGTCTTCGCTGAAGCGGTCGGCGTCGACGTGCCGATAGAGATCCTCTCCATGGGCACCTGGCTCGCGGGGCATGCGCTGGTGGCCCAGCGCTTCCAGAAGGGCCGGGTCTTCATCGCGGGCGATGCGGCCCACCTGTTCACGCCCACTGGCGGGCTGGGTTACAACACGGCCGTCGAAGACGCGGTCAACCTGGGCTGGAAGCTCGCGAGCGTGATCCGCGGCCAGGCACCGCTGGCGCTGCTCGACAGCTACGAGGCCGAGCGCAGGCCGCTGGCCGAGCGCAACACGGGCTACGCGCGCAAGTTCGCCGACTCGGTGGGGCTCTTCGCGGCAAAGCCCGAGCTGGAAGAAACCTCCACGCGGGGCGATGCCGAGCGCAAGCTCGCAGGCCTGCACTTCGATGCGCATGCGCGGCTCGAATTCAACATTCCGGGCGTGACCTTCGGCGGCCGGTACGACGGCTCGCCGATCATCCTCGGCGATGGCGCCGCGCTGCCGCCCGACGAGCCGAATGCCTACACGCCCACCGCCAGTCCGGGCGGCCGGCCGCCGCATGCGTGGCTCGATGACGGGCGCTCGCTGTTCGACCTGTTCCACGCCGAATGGACGTTGCTGGCCTTGGGGCCCGATTCCCCCGATACCCAGGCCTTCGAAGCCGCAGCGCGGGATCTGGAAGTGGACCTGCGCGTCGTGCGGCTGGCGCAGCCGTCTCTGCGCGAACTCTACGAAGCGCCGCTTGCACTGATCCGCCCGGACCAGATCGTCGCGTGGCGCGGTGCAGCCGCGGACGATGCAGCAAGTGTGCTGTCTCGCGTCACGGCCCGGCTTTGCGCCGCAGCGCCGCACGGCACTTCAACACCTTCAACAATCTCCGTCGATGCGACGGGAGGAAACCGCGCATGA
- a CDS encoding Bug family tripartite tricarboxylate transporter substrate binding protein, translated as MKSLLATAALALGLGPCGIAQAQEWPRQPIKIVANFAPGGAADQLARVIGAPLHEALGQPVLVENKGGAGGNLGGEFVAKSPPDGYTFLMSSGGMVSINPHIYAKMSFDPAKDLVPVASVARVPFYLVVRADSPVRDFKGLVADLKANPGKRSFGSPGNGSSPHLAAEMMTSQTRTTAIHVPYRGAAPALTDLLGGQIDFLFDPGISIQHVKTGKLRMLAVASLKRAPQMPEVPTLDELGLKGFDADAVFGLYAPAGTRPAVIQRINAEVNRALALPAVRTTIETLGNVPEPLTPAAFGDKGAADFKRLGAVIRERGIRAD; from the coding sequence ATGAAATCCCTGCTTGCAACCGCGGCGCTGGCGCTCGGCCTCGGTCCGTGCGGCATCGCCCAGGCCCAGGAGTGGCCTCGGCAGCCGATCAAGATCGTCGCCAACTTCGCGCCCGGCGGCGCGGCCGACCAACTGGCCCGCGTGATCGGCGCACCGCTGCACGAAGCGCTCGGGCAACCCGTGCTCGTGGAGAACAAGGGCGGCGCGGGCGGCAACCTCGGCGGCGAGTTCGTCGCCAAGTCGCCGCCCGACGGCTATACCTTCCTCATGAGTTCCGGCGGCATGGTGTCGATCAATCCGCACATCTACGCGAAGATGTCGTTCGATCCCGCGAAGGATCTCGTCCCCGTCGCATCCGTCGCACGGGTTCCGTTCTACCTGGTGGTCCGTGCCGACAGCCCGGTCAGGGACTTCAAGGGCCTGGTCGCCGACCTCAAGGCGAACCCCGGCAAGCGCTCGTTCGGATCGCCCGGCAACGGGAGCTCGCCTCACCTCGCCGCGGAGATGATGACGAGCCAGACGAGAACGACGGCCATCCATGTGCCGTACCGCGGCGCGGCGCCCGCGTTGACGGACCTGCTGGGCGGCCAGATCGACTTCCTGTTCGATCCCGGAATCAGCATCCAGCACGTCAAGACCGGCAAGCTGCGCATGCTGGCGGTGGCAAGCCTCAAGCGGGCGCCCCAGATGCCCGAGGTGCCCACGCTCGACGAGCTCGGGCTCAAGGGCTTCGACGCCGATGCCGTGTTCGGCCTCTATGCGCCGGCCGGCACACGGCCGGCCGTGATCCAGCGGATCAATGCCGAGGTCAACCGCGCGCTGGCATTGCCGGCCGTCAGGACAACCATCGAAACCCTCGGCAACGTGCCGGAGCCGCTCACGCCCGCAGCCTTCGGCGACAAGGGCGCGGCCGACTTCAAGCGGCTGGGCGCCGTGATCCGGGAGCGCGGCATCCGCGCCGACTGA
- a CDS encoding aldehyde dehydrogenase yields MGTISMLINGEDRQAADGATFERRNPLDGTVATIAPAATKADAVAAVEAAAAAFPAWSCTGPGARRALLLKAAQAIEAKAQALTDAMASETGAGAPWAGFNVHLAAGMLQEAAGMTTQISGEVIPSDVPGSLALGLRRPAGVVLGIAPWNAPVILGVRAIATPLACGNTVVFKGSELSPATHGLIVEAFKDAGFPPGVVNFVTNAPADAAEVVEAIIAHPALRRVNFTGSTRVGRLIAQTCAKYLKPAVLELGGKAPLVVLDDADLDAAVNGAAFGAFANSGQICMSTERIIVDSRIADAFVAKLAAKAVQLPLGDPRKGPVVLGSVVDASTVERCNALIDDALAKGAKLVCGGKADSTLMPATLLDHVTPQMRIYHEESFGPVKPVVRVDGVDEAVRVANDNPYGLSSAVFGRDIARAWDVANRIDSGICHVNGPTVHDEAQMPFGGVKDSGYGRFGGKAGIDAFTELRWVTVQTTERHYPF; encoded by the coding sequence ATGGGCACGATATCGATGTTGATCAATGGCGAAGACCGCCAGGCTGCGGACGGTGCCACCTTCGAGCGCCGCAATCCGCTCGACGGCACGGTGGCGACCATCGCACCAGCTGCCACGAAGGCCGATGCCGTGGCAGCGGTCGAAGCTGCCGCTGCGGCGTTTCCGGCCTGGTCCTGCACCGGCCCGGGCGCACGCAGGGCGCTGCTGCTGAAGGCGGCACAGGCCATCGAAGCCAAGGCCCAGGCCCTGACGGATGCCATGGCATCCGAGACCGGTGCCGGCGCGCCGTGGGCCGGTTTCAACGTGCACCTGGCCGCCGGCATGCTGCAGGAAGCGGCCGGCATGACGACCCAGATCAGCGGTGAGGTCATCCCCTCCGACGTGCCCGGCAGCCTGGCCCTGGGCTTGCGCCGCCCGGCCGGTGTGGTGCTGGGCATCGCGCCTTGGAATGCGCCGGTGATCCTCGGCGTGCGGGCGATCGCCACGCCGCTGGCCTGCGGCAACACGGTGGTGTTCAAGGGCTCGGAACTCAGCCCGGCCACGCACGGACTGATCGTCGAAGCCTTCAAGGATGCAGGTTTCCCGCCGGGCGTCGTCAACTTCGTGACCAATGCGCCGGCCGATGCAGCCGAGGTGGTCGAGGCGATCATTGCCCATCCAGCGTTGCGCCGTGTGAACTTCACCGGCTCCACCCGCGTCGGCAGGCTGATCGCGCAGACCTGCGCGAAGTACCTGAAGCCGGCGGTGCTGGAGCTTGGCGGCAAGGCCCCGCTGGTCGTGCTGGACGATGCCGACCTCGATGCCGCGGTCAATGGCGCGGCCTTCGGCGCCTTCGCCAACAGCGGCCAGATCTGCATGAGCACCGAGCGCATCATCGTGGACAGCCGCATCGCGGACGCCTTCGTCGCAAAGCTCGCCGCCAAGGCCGTGCAGCTTCCGCTGGGCGATCCCCGCAAGGGGCCGGTGGTGCTGGGTTCGGTGGTCGATGCGAGCACCGTCGAGCGCTGCAACGCGCTGATCGACGATGCCCTTGCCAAGGGCGCGAAGCTCGTGTGCGGCGGCAAGGCCGACAGCACGCTGATGCCCGCGACGCTGCTCGACCACGTGACGCCGCAGATGCGCATCTACCATGAAGAGAGCTTCGGTCCCGTGAAGCCGGTGGTGCGCGTCGACGGCGTCGACGAAGCGGTGCGCGTGGCCAACGACAACCCCTACGGGCTGTCCTCCGCCGTGTTCGGGCGCGACATCGCGCGTGCCTGGGATGTGGCCAACCGCATCGACTCCGGCATCTGCCACGTGAACGGCCCGACCGTGCACGACGAGGCGCAGATGCCCTTCGGCGGCGTGAAGGACTCGGGCTACGGCCGCTTCGGCGGCAAGGCCGGCATCGACGCCTTCACGGAGCTGCGATGGGTCACGGTGCAGACCACCGAGCGCCACTATCCGTTCTGA